The following proteins are encoded in a genomic region of Nicotiana sylvestris chromosome 4, ASM39365v2, whole genome shotgun sequence:
- the LOC138889970 gene encoding serine/threonine-protein phosphatase 7 long form homolog, with product MQPLRPRRPDDLWEFIGEHPFHARVVARLQATGFYTIFELERMQLDWSLITALVERWRPETHTFHLPTGEATITLEDVQTSGDAGGSRVALSAIRDHMAFLHPDITGEMEDLHIESWGVVVLAYLYRSMCRESMGAAVDICGFLPLLQRIMPLQPPLPALAPGEAYPFLPLASRWILRRGNYQGTDAHHNLPLIRDVLDMLVDRQVDMYLHLLV from the exons ATGCAGCCTCTCCGCCCCAGGAGACCTGACGATTTGTGGGAGTTCATCGGGGAGCATCCTTTCCATGCTCGCGTAGTCGCGCGCCTACAGGCTACGGGCTTCTATACAATTTTTGAGCTTGAACGGATGcagcttgattggtctctcatcacggccttggtagagcggtggcgaccggagacgcatacttttcacttgcccactggagaggctaccatcacgctggaggatgttcag ACCTCAGGGGACGCTGGGGGTAGTCGCGTTGCTTTGTCAGCCATTAGAGATCATATGGCGTTTTTGCACCCAGACATTACCGGCGAGATGGAGGATCTCCATATTGAGAG TTGGGGTGTTGTTGTTCTCGCATACCTGTATAGGAGCATGTGTCGGGAGAGCATGGGCGCAGcggtggacatatgtggttttctgcccctcctacag cggatcatgccgttgcagccacctctaccagcACTTGCGCCTGGTGAGGCTtatccgtttctccctctagcttctaggtggattctccggcgtgggaactaccaagggaccgatgctcatcataatctcccccttatcAGGGATGTGCTAGATATGCTGGTGGACAGACAGGTGGATATGTACCTACACTTACTTGTTtaa